Proteins encoded together in one Candidatus Xianfuyuplasma coldseepsis window:
- a CDS encoding YjjI family glycine radical enzyme, with the protein MTAKDIITDTSLTIEQKVNALAKLGENTIEPLPRSKKLQQYYDAGIYCELFEGNAPFKPRYITPDYHKFMEQGSEFLGLQPPTDLIEAINSLLILYKHVPSITNFPVYLGNIDTLLDPFITDEDLARKLIKMFLLQIDRTITDSFCHANIGPLETTAGNIILDVIQELDNPTPNLTLKVSNNTNEDFLKRAIASSLEVVKPALANDVMFREEFKGEYAIASCYNGLKVGGGGYTLTRLRLNRIATQVDSIAEFYTLLDDVIQENLVQMDKRIKYIVEDAKFFETNFLAIEGLIDREKFTGMFGLVGLAECVNELCDERFGHSDKANNLGVEILEHMQEKVAAHEGYYCSFFDNKYLLHAQVGIDTDYDCSAGCRIPIGDEIEINEHLMQVGLYHRFFPTGIGDIFVFDKTYKKNLPALVDLMQGAFDNGSRYLTFHSSDSDLIKVTGYLVKKSEVDKLSKGESVLRDTTVLGKGANEGTHVFERLVRK; encoded by the coding sequence ATGACTGCAAAGGACATCATTACAGATACTAGTTTAACCATCGAACAAAAAGTCAATGCGCTCGCTAAACTAGGGGAAAACACAATCGAACCATTACCCCGAAGCAAGAAGCTTCAGCAGTACTATGATGCAGGTATTTACTGTGAATTATTTGAGGGAAATGCACCCTTTAAACCACGGTATATAACACCGGATTATCACAAGTTCATGGAGCAGGGTTCTGAGTTCTTAGGTTTACAACCGCCAACGGATTTGATTGAAGCAATCAATTCGTTGCTCATTTTATATAAACATGTACCTTCGATTACAAATTTCCCAGTATACTTAGGGAATATTGACACACTTCTTGATCCCTTTATCACAGATGAAGATTTAGCTCGAAAATTAATTAAAATGTTTCTCCTTCAAATTGATCGTACGATAACCGATTCCTTTTGTCATGCGAACATCGGTCCCCTGGAAACGACCGCCGGAAATATCATTTTAGATGTGATTCAAGAACTTGACAATCCGACACCTAATTTAACATTAAAAGTAAGTAACAATACGAATGAAGATTTCCTAAAACGAGCCATCGCCTCATCGTTAGAAGTGGTTAAACCTGCCCTTGCGAACGATGTGATGTTTCGGGAAGAATTCAAAGGTGAATATGCCATCGCAAGCTGTTATAACGGATTAAAAGTTGGTGGTGGGGGGTATACATTAACACGCCTTCGTTTAAATCGCATTGCTACACAAGTTGATTCAATCGCAGAGTTTTATACACTATTAGACGATGTGATTCAGGAGAATCTAGTTCAAATGGATAAACGCATCAAATACATTGTGGAAGATGCCAAATTCTTTGAAACCAACTTCCTTGCGATTGAAGGCTTGATTGATCGAGAAAAATTCACCGGAATGTTTGGTCTTGTTGGCCTTGCTGAGTGTGTCAATGAACTTTGTGATGAACGATTTGGACATTCGGATAAAGCCAATAATCTAGGTGTTGAGATTTTAGAACATATGCAAGAAAAAGTTGCTGCGCATGAAGGATATTACTGTTCCTTCTTTGATAACAAATATCTGTTACATGCACAAGTCGGTATTGATACCGATTATGATTGTAGTGCTGGTTGTCGCATTCCAATCGGTGATGAAATTGAGATTAATGAGCATTTGATGCAAGTGGGATTATACCATCGATTCTTCCCCACAGGAATTGGCGATATTTTTGTCTTTGATAAGACCTATAAAAAGAATCTTCCAGCGCTTGTTGATTTAATGCAAGGTGCTTTCGATAACGGTTCACGTTACCTAACATTCCACTCATCTGATTCTGATTTGATTAAAGTAACAGGATATCTTGTCAAGAAAAGTGAAGTTGATAAATTGAGCAAAGGTGAATCCGTATTGCGTGATACAACTGTACTTGGAAAAGGAGCCAATGAAGGTACTCATGTCTTCGAACGACTTGTCAGAAAATAG
- a CDS encoding BMP family lipoprotein, with amino-acid sequence MKKLLLVFASFLFVFALAACNGTEEEATLEEFNSYFQIGLVTDTGGIDDKSFNQGTWEGVELFAETLMLPESAYRYVQSSSDADYIPNISAFSDEKLDLIVMPGFLFEDALIESAANYPAQKYLIIDMVVDAPNVASAVFAENEGSFLVGVAAALKAQEAGEDTVGFIGGMDFDLIQKFEAGFEAGVWAVDPTMTVLVDYAESFSDAAAGQALAVKQYGEGAYIIFHAAGGTGNGVINEAKSRRANDEDVWVIGVDKDQYEDGIYEGEMSAVLTSMMKRVDVAAYDVAVATYKGEFPGGEILVFDLSNDGVGLPLVNPNLSQAIVDQVATYKAGLLAGTYTAPTVPSRLDE; translated from the coding sequence ATGAAAAAATTATTATTAGTTTTTGCTTCATTTTTATTCGTGTTTGCTTTAGCTGCATGTAATGGAACTGAAGAAGAAGCAACATTGGAAGAATTTAATAGTTACTTCCAAATCGGACTTGTTACCGATACCGGTGGTATTGATGATAAATCATTCAACCAAGGTACTTGGGAAGGTGTCGAATTATTTGCAGAAACATTAATGTTACCTGAAAGCGCATATCGTTATGTTCAATCTTCATCCGATGCTGACTATATTCCAAATATTAGTGCATTCAGTGATGAAAAATTAGACTTAATCGTTATGCCTGGATTCTTATTCGAAGATGCATTAATTGAATCAGCTGCGAATTATCCTGCACAAAAATATTTAATCATCGATATGGTTGTTGATGCTCCAAACGTTGCATCTGCTGTATTCGCTGAAAATGAAGGATCATTCTTAGTTGGTGTTGCTGCTGCATTAAAAGCACAAGAAGCTGGAGAAGACACAGTTGGATTTATTGGTGGTATGGACTTTGACCTAATCCAAAAATTCGAAGCTGGATTCGAAGCTGGTGTATGGGCTGTTGATCCAACAATGACCGTATTAGTCGATTATGCAGAATCATTCTCAGATGCTGCTGCTGGACAAGCTCTTGCTGTAAAACAATACGGTGAAGGTGCTTACATCATCTTCCACGCTGCTGGTGGAACCGGAAACGGTGTCATTAATGAAGCGAAAAGTCGTCGTGCAAACGATGAAGACGTATGGGTTATTGGTGTCGATAAAGACCAATACGAAGACGGAATCTATGAAGGTGAAATGTCAGCTGTATTAACATCAATGATGAAACGCGTTGACGTTGCTGCTTACGATGTTGCCGTTGCTACTTACAAAGGTGAATTCCCTGGTGGAGAAATCTTAGTATTCGACTTAAGCAATGATGGTGTTGGATTACCACTTGTAAATCCAAACTTATCACAAGCAATTGTTGATCAAGTTGCTACGTACAAAGCTGGTTTATTAGCTGGTACTTATACTGCTCCAACTGTTCCATCTCGTTTGGATGAGTAG
- a CDS encoding sugar phosphate nucleotidyltransferase, with protein METLALILAGGRGSRLDILTEKRVKPAVPFAGKFRIIDFALSNCTNSGIYDIAILTQYLPLSLNEHIGVGKPWDLDRRDSSLTLLQPHKEWYSGTADAVLQNINFIKRRNPKYVLILSGDHIYKMNYQKMIDFHIENNSKCTIAVQPVAWEDAHRFGILTSDEHHKITRFDEKPAKPESNLASMGIYVFDTDVLLDAITTVEDPNLDFGKHIIPHLLETEDLYTYVFDDYWKDVGTFDSYVEANIELTNTVDKIPLDMYDRSWRIYTKSEELPSVKVGSKALISQALLSNGCIVAGTVKQSVLSPGVIIHPGATVINSVILNDTEIKPGAYIEHSIIDKRCVIEENVIIGDGSDLTPNKDNPKLMSSGVNAVAANVKIPAGTVITRNCRIFSSATFTDKIIEPGSTLR; from the coding sequence ATGGAAACATTAGCCCTAATATTAGCCGGAGGACGCGGAAGTCGTCTCGATATTTTAACTGAAAAACGCGTTAAACCCGCCGTACCATTTGCCGGAAAGTTCCGCATTATTGACTTTGCTCTTAGTAATTGTACCAACTCCGGAATTTATGATATTGCGATCCTAACTCAATACTTACCACTATCCTTAAATGAACACATTGGTGTGGGAAAACCCTGGGATCTCGACCGTCGTGATTCGAGTTTAACGTTGCTTCAACCACATAAAGAATGGTATAGTGGAACCGCGGATGCAGTATTGCAAAATATCAATTTTATTAAACGTCGGAACCCGAAATACGTTCTCATTTTATCAGGGGATCATATCTATAAAATGAACTATCAAAAAATGATTGATTTTCATATTGAAAACAACTCCAAATGTACGATTGCTGTGCAACCGGTCGCATGGGAAGATGCCCATCGCTTTGGAATCTTAACCAGTGATGAGCATCATAAAATTACCCGTTTTGATGAAAAACCAGCGAAACCAGAAAGCAATCTTGCATCGATGGGGATTTATGTCTTTGATACCGATGTCTTACTCGATGCAATCACTACTGTAGAAGACCCGAATTTGGACTTCGGAAAACACATCATCCCTCATTTATTGGAAACCGAAGACCTCTATACCTATGTGTTTGATGACTACTGGAAAGACGTAGGAACCTTTGATTCCTATGTCGAAGCCAATATCGAGTTAACCAATACCGTCGACAAAATTCCACTGGATATGTACGATCGCAGTTGGCGTATCTACACCAAAAGTGAAGAACTACCAAGCGTTAAAGTTGGTAGTAAAGCCTTAATATCTCAAGCCTTGTTATCGAATGGATGCATTGTTGCTGGTACTGTCAAACAATCAGTTTTATCCCCAGGTGTCATAATTCATCCAGGAGCAACCGTCATCAATTCGGTGATATTAAATGATACCGAAATCAAACCGGGTGCATATATTGAACATTCAATCATTGATAAACGGTGTGTGATTGAAGAAAATGTTATCATTGGTGATGGATCTGATTTGACGCCAAACAAAGACAATCCGAAATTGATGAGTAGTGGTGTCAATGCCGTTGCAGCGAATGTCAAGATTCCAGCAGGAACAGTGATTACCCGCAATTGTCGTATTTTCTCCAGTGCCACCTTTACAGACAAAATCATTGAACCGGGAAGTACGCTACGATAA
- the glgA gene encoding glycogen synthase GlgA translates to MKVLFVGSEATPFSKTGGLADVLGSLPKALTSLGVDARVVVPKHMWTKEKYHDLLEPVCHYRVVVGPKKEYAGIEKTVYDGVTFYFVDNEYYFGYRNTLYGHYDDGERYGFFNNAVLQMLAEIDFYPDIIHCNDWQSGLIPYLLQQKYRNKQKYASIKTIMTIHNIAYQGRFSKELMPYLDVEYSSALEFENVINFLKCGIVTADYVTTVSETYANEILYDYFGYGMHSVLRERTDRLRGIVNGVDYDVFNPKVDSKIFYNYSLYNYVKGKRTNKETLREYYQLARNKRPMIGMVSRLTEAKGFDLVMEVLEPLIANDEIQFVLLGSGDYAIEEYFNNLRLNYPEQVGVYIGYNDEMARKIYAGVDMFLMPSRFEPCGLAQLISLKYGTVPIVRKTGGLRDTIEIYNKYTGEGTGFGFENYDAGDMLYAINNALEVYGDQRSWKDLVKRCMEQDFSWEESAKKYITLYHDVKEI, encoded by the coding sequence ATGAAGGTATTATTTGTCGGAAGTGAAGCAACACCATTTAGCAAAACAGGGGGATTAGCAGATGTGTTAGGTTCCTTGCCTAAAGCACTCACGTCACTCGGTGTGGATGCCCGTGTCGTTGTGCCGAAACACATGTGGACCAAAGAAAAATATCATGATTTATTGGAACCTGTATGTCATTACCGTGTTGTCGTTGGACCAAAGAAAGAATATGCAGGAATTGAGAAGACTGTCTATGATGGCGTAACCTTTTATTTTGTTGATAATGAGTATTATTTTGGCTATCGAAATACACTTTATGGCCATTATGATGATGGGGAACGATATGGATTTTTTAACAATGCCGTACTGCAAATGTTAGCAGAAATTGATTTTTATCCAGATATTATCCATTGCAATGATTGGCAAAGTGGATTAATTCCGTACTTGTTGCAACAAAAATATCGTAATAAACAGAAATATGCATCAATAAAAACCATAATGACCATCCATAACATCGCGTATCAAGGGCGTTTCAGCAAAGAGTTAATGCCGTATTTGGATGTCGAATATAGTAGTGCACTTGAATTTGAAAATGTCATTAATTTCTTAAAATGCGGCATTGTAACTGCCGATTATGTTACAACCGTCAGTGAAACCTATGCCAATGAAATCTTATATGATTATTTTGGATACGGAATGCATTCAGTGTTACGCGAACGAACCGATCGCTTACGTGGAATTGTCAATGGGGTTGATTACGATGTCTTTAATCCAAAAGTCGATTCCAAAATATTTTACAATTATAGCCTCTACAACTATGTAAAAGGAAAACGTACCAATAAAGAGACCTTACGCGAATATTATCAATTAGCACGGAATAAACGTCCAATGATTGGGATGGTATCGCGTCTCACCGAAGCCAAAGGATTTGATCTGGTGATGGAGGTTTTAGAACCGTTGATTGCCAATGATGAAATCCAATTTGTCCTGCTTGGTAGTGGCGATTATGCTATTGAAGAATACTTCAATAATCTTCGATTAAACTATCCAGAGCAAGTCGGAGTCTATATTGGATATAACGATGAAATGGCGCGCAAAATCTACGCAGGTGTCGATATGTTTTTAATGCCTAGTCGATTTGAACCTTGTGGACTTGCCCAATTAATTAGCTTAAAATATGGTACCGTACCAATTGTCCGTAAAACCGGTGGACTCCGTGATACGATTGAGATTTACAACAAGTATACCGGGGAAGGGACTGGATTCGGTTTTGAAAACTATGATGCTGGAGATATGCTTTATGCAATCAATAATGCTCTCGAAGTATACGGCGATCAACGCAGTTGGAAAGATCTTGTGAAACGCTGTATGGAACAGGATTTCAGTTGGGAAGAATCCGCCAAAAAATACATTACCCTGTACCACGATGTAAAGGAGATATAA
- a CDS encoding YjjW family glycine radical enzyme activase has translation MSSNDLSENSLPILRIYPFSSTDGPGNRYAIYLAGCNLNCKSCHNPESINQCDSCGLCVAACDFDALEIIDGQVTYYPEQCTKCDRCIYTCESLASPKLLPLSNEEIIADITKHRDYIRGVTFSGGEATLHYQALIPLIKDIKKLGLTVFVDSNGYWDIDTEFEEFISLVDQFMLDLKFLDPDLHRFYTGVDNKIIIDNINLIYQQHKLYEVRSVVYESEESCKDVLQIASFLPRDVLFKIIPYHTHGVRVEYKHLFHVPSDTFLQQLDQSLKKLDREYIIYKI, from the coding sequence ATGTCTTCGAACGACTTGTCAGAAAATAGTTTACCGATATTACGTATCTATCCATTTTCCAGTACCGATGGTCCGGGAAATCGATATGCGATTTATCTTGCTGGATGCAACCTAAACTGCAAGAGTTGTCATAATCCGGAATCGATTAACCAATGTGATTCGTGTGGATTATGCGTTGCTGCATGTGATTTTGATGCCCTAGAGATTATTGACGGGCAAGTAACTTATTATCCTGAACAATGTACCAAATGTGATCGCTGTATCTATACCTGTGAATCACTAGCTTCACCAAAACTTTTACCGTTAAGCAATGAAGAGATTATTGCAGATATTACAAAGCACCGAGATTATATCCGCGGTGTTACCTTCTCGGGTGGTGAAGCGACACTACATTATCAAGCGTTAATACCCTTAATCAAGGACATTAAAAAACTAGGACTAACTGTTTTTGTTGATTCCAATGGATATTGGGACATCGATACAGAGTTTGAGGAGTTTATTTCTCTTGTTGATCAATTTATGTTGGATTTGAAGTTTCTCGATCCGGATTTGCATCGATTCTATACTGGTGTCGATAATAAAATTATCATTGACAATATCAATTTGATCTATCAACAACATAAACTGTACGAAGTACGTAGTGTAGTTTATGAATCAGAAGAAAGTTGCAAAGATGTATTACAAATTGCATCATTTCTACCACGAGATGTCTTGTTCAAGATAATTCCTTATCACACCCATGGCGTCCGTGTGGAATATAAACATTTATTTCACGTACCAAGTGACACCTTTTTACAACAACTCGATCAATCCCTCAAGAAGCTTGATCGAGAGTATATTATATACAAGATATAA
- a CDS encoding ABC transporter ATP-binding protein — MEYAIEMNGITKIFPGIKANDRVDLHVKDGEIHALLGENGAGKSTLMSVLFGLYQPEEGNIKIRGKEVEISNPNIANDLGIGMVHQHFKLVENFTVTENIILGMEPKKGIVIDIDKAAKRVLELSEKYGLKVDPYAKIEDITVGMQQRVEILKMLYRNADILIFDEPTAVLTPQEIEELMNIMRKLIKEGKTIVLITHKLKEIKLVSDRCTVLRRGKYIGTVETKDTTEKQLAEMMVGRPVSFEVEKQPAKPGKVVAQFRNLNVLDNRHLPAVKDFSLDVRAGEIMCIAGIDGNGQSELIEAIYGLRKIESGEFIMHGEDLSHEPIRTRVEAGVGHIPEDRHKYGLILDFRLDSNFVLLDYYKEAYQKHGLILFDAILENSERLIEEFDVRSGEGSATKARSMSGGNQQKAIIAREIDRSPELLIAAQPTRGLDVGAIEYIHKRLVEERDKGKAVLLISLELEEVLNVSDRIAVIYEGEIVGIVDAKDATANELGLMMSGSKRGETHAS; from the coding sequence ATGGAATATGCTATTGAAATGAATGGGATCACAAAAATATTCCCAGGAATCAAAGCAAATGACCGCGTAGATTTACACGTCAAAGACGGTGAAATTCACGCACTTTTAGGGGAAAATGGTGCAGGGAAAAGTACACTGATGAGTGTTTTATTTGGGTTGTATCAACCAGAAGAAGGCAACATCAAAATCCGTGGTAAGGAAGTCGAAATTTCCAATCCAAACATTGCGAATGATCTTGGAATCGGAATGGTCCACCAACACTTTAAATTGGTGGAAAACTTTACCGTAACGGAAAATATCATATTAGGAATGGAACCCAAAAAAGGTATTGTTATTGATATTGACAAAGCCGCAAAACGGGTACTAGAGTTATCGGAAAAATACGGATTAAAAGTCGATCCCTATGCCAAAATTGAGGATATTACTGTCGGGATGCAGCAACGGGTTGAAATTTTGAAGATGTTGTATCGTAATGCAGATATTCTCATCTTTGATGAACCAACTGCAGTGTTGACGCCTCAAGAAATTGAAGAGTTGATGAACATCATGAGAAAACTCATCAAAGAGGGAAAAACAATCGTCTTGATTACGCATAAACTAAAAGAAATCAAGTTGGTTTCAGACCGTTGTACCGTTCTCCGACGTGGAAAATACATTGGAACCGTAGAAACCAAAGATACAACGGAAAAACAACTCGCAGAAATGATGGTTGGTCGTCCAGTCAGCTTTGAGGTGGAAAAACAACCAGCAAAACCCGGTAAAGTCGTCGCGCAATTTCGGAATTTAAACGTATTGGATAATCGCCATTTACCAGCCGTTAAAGACTTTAGTTTGGATGTCCGTGCTGGTGAAATTATGTGTATTGCTGGAATTGATGGAAATGGACAAAGCGAGCTAATTGAAGCGATTTATGGTCTTCGTAAAATTGAAAGTGGCGAATTCATCATGCATGGTGAAGATTTAAGTCATGAACCGATTCGGACACGGGTAGAAGCTGGTGTCGGTCACATTCCTGAAGACCGACACAAATATGGTCTTATCCTCGATTTTAGATTAGATAGTAACTTTGTCTTACTGGATTATTATAAAGAAGCTTATCAGAAACATGGTTTAATTTTATTTGATGCGATTTTAGAAAACTCAGAACGATTAATCGAAGAGTTTGACGTACGAAGCGGGGAAGGATCTGCAACAAAAGCACGTTCGATGTCTGGTGGAAATCAACAAAAAGCCATCATTGCTCGTGAAATCGATCGATCACCTGAATTATTAATCGCTGCGCAACCAACACGTGGTTTAGATGTTGGGGCGATTGAATATATCCACAAACGGCTAGTCGAAGAACGCGATAAAGGTAAAGCCGTACTGCTGATTAGTTTAGAGCTCGAAGAAGTTCTTAATGTATCCGATCGAATTGCCGTTATTTACGAAGGTGAAATTGTTGGTATCGTTGATGCCAAAGATGCAACTGCAAACGAACTTGGATTAATGATGAGTGGTTCGAAACGGGGTGAAACGCATGCCAGCTAA
- a CDS encoding energy-coupled thiamine transporter ThiT: MNTSKLTEIAILVSLAVVLEVIFTGIAAFFPILEMPYGGRVSLSMLPLFIIVYRHGLKDGIIAGVTYSLLNLLLDAKLWHWASLFLDYIFAFGVIGLGALVFQFMDKNKSSFVVMVVIGVLLRFVFHYISGVVIFDFILGFTPEEFANPWWYSFLYNIYYIGPSMILVIITGLLMFERLEKANILEA, translated from the coding sequence ATGAACACTAGCAAATTAACAGAGATTGCAATTTTGGTCTCACTGGCTGTTGTACTTGAAGTAATATTCACTGGTATTGCAGCATTCTTTCCTATTTTGGAAATGCCCTACGGAGGTCGAGTTTCACTCAGTATGCTCCCTCTTTTCATTATTGTGTACCGTCACGGATTGAAAGATGGAATTATCGCTGGAGTTACCTACTCCTTGTTAAATCTATTACTCGATGCGAAACTGTGGCACTGGGCTAGCTTATTTTTAGACTATATCTTTGCCTTTGGTGTTATTGGTCTTGGGGCACTTGTGTTCCAGTTCATGGACAAAAATAAATCATCCTTCGTCGTCATGGTTGTTATTGGCGTCCTATTGCGATTTGTATTCCACTATATAAGCGGAGTAGTTATCTTTGATTTTATTTTAGGATTTACACCTGAGGAGTTTGCAAATCCTTGGTGGTATTCATTCTTGTATAATATCTATTATATTGGACCATCCATGATTCTTGTCATCATCACGGGGCTACTTATGTTTGAACGACTTGAAAAAGCAAACATATTAGAAGCATAG
- a CDS encoding ribonuclease J — MARIKLFALGGLGENGKNMYCVDIDGHLFVLDAGLKYPSNDLYGVDSIIPDTQFLEDNKDRIVGLFLSHGHEDHIGAVPKLLKTLPLPIYASYFTLAVLKDSLEDQGLDTSAYTFHEVTAKKTLQFGPVQVDFFGVTHSIPESMGIAIHTKDGSIVYAPDYMFDQNVQSCYKTDFAKLSKIAGREILALLTESLGSERSGYTHGSANLDYVLNQAFNQAEGRIITTAFSTDLVRIQKVIDIALKHNRDIAIIGRKTQRTVDIAVNLGYLKIPEEKLLNLRFIDDQNKNELHNAVVLVTGDRHEPFYMVQRMVKKLDKLIHINEADTMLLMTPPVPGTERIAARTMDILYRNECNVIKVSKHILPPNHASSEDVKLLINILNPRYIVPVIGEYRHQYALKDIVLSLGYHNHDILMLDNGQVAEINNRKVVNITGKVHNGDILVDGILDSDVSDVVLRDREMLAQDGVVLIIANIDPKQKKVVSTPEVVSRGFVFMKENEELIQGITDKFYLVSANELNGKYVNWRTFKNALREQLGRYLYKETRRKPIIIPVLIDTQV, encoded by the coding sequence ATGGCTCGAATAAAACTGTTTGCCCTAGGAGGACTAGGGGAAAATGGAAAGAACATGTACTGTGTCGATATCGATGGACATTTGTTTGTCCTCGATGCTGGATTAAAATACCCAAGTAATGATCTATATGGTGTGGATTCCATTATTCCAGATACACAATTTTTAGAAGATAACAAAGATCGGATTGTCGGATTGTTTTTAAGTCATGGTCACGAAGATCATATTGGTGCTGTACCAAAACTATTAAAAACATTACCGTTACCAATCTATGCATCCTATTTTACACTAGCCGTTTTAAAAGATAGCTTGGAAGATCAAGGACTGGATACGAGTGCGTATACATTCCATGAAGTAACTGCGAAGAAAACATTGCAATTTGGACCTGTTCAAGTTGATTTCTTTGGTGTGACACACAGTATACCAGAAAGTATGGGAATTGCAATTCATACCAAGGATGGTTCCATTGTCTATGCCCCAGATTATATGTTTGATCAAAATGTACAGTCGTGTTATAAAACCGACTTTGCCAAACTAAGTAAGATTGCAGGTCGGGAAATACTAGCGTTATTAACCGAATCACTTGGAAGCGAACGAAGTGGATACACACATGGTAGTGCCAATCTTGATTACGTTCTAAACCAAGCGTTTAATCAAGCTGAAGGACGAATAATCACCACGGCGTTTTCAACCGATTTGGTGCGTATCCAAAAAGTGATTGATATTGCGTTGAAGCATAATCGTGATATCGCTATAATTGGCCGTAAAACACAACGAACGGTTGATATTGCTGTCAATTTAGGATACTTAAAAATACCAGAAGAAAAACTACTTAACTTACGTTTTATTGATGATCAAAATAAGAATGAATTACATAATGCAGTGGTACTGGTCACTGGGGATCGTCACGAACCATTTTACATGGTTCAGCGGATGGTGAAGAAGTTGGATAAGTTGATTCATATTAATGAAGCTGACACGATGTTATTGATGACACCACCGGTTCCTGGTACAGAGCGAATCGCTGCTAGAACGATGGATATTCTATATCGAAATGAATGCAATGTTATTAAAGTAAGCAAACATATTTTACCACCAAACCATGCTTCAAGTGAGGATGTAAAGCTCTTAATAAACATCCTTAATCCCCGATACATCGTTCCGGTAATTGGCGAGTATAGACATCAGTATGCGCTCAAAGATATTGTATTATCTCTAGGTTATCATAATCATGATATCCTGATGCTAGACAATGGCCAAGTAGCTGAAATCAACAATCGAAAAGTGGTTAATATAACTGGAAAAGTTCATAATGGTGATATTTTAGTCGATGGAATATTAGATAGTGATGTCAGCGATGTAGTCCTGCGTGATCGCGAGATGCTAGCACAAGATGGTGTCGTTTTGATTATCGCAAACATTGATCCCAAACAGAAAAAAGTTGTCAGTACACCTGAAGTGGTAAGTCGCGGATTTGTCTTTATGAAAGAAAACGAGGAATTGATTCAAGGAATTACTGATAAGTTCTATCTGGTCAGTGCGAATGAATTAAATGGTAAATATGTCAACTGGCGAACATTTAAAAATGCATTGCGCGAACAACTTGGTCGATACCTATATAAAGAAACCCGAAGAAAGCCTATCATTATCCCAGTTTTAATCGATACACAAGTATAA
- the recU gene encoding Holliday junction resolvase RecU, whose product MVGYPNQKKTFTRRKQSTSNRGMKFEQIINESNEYYKEHDIAVIYKKPIPIQIVKVDYPSRSGAVITEAYYKVPSTTDYNGIYQGYYIDFEAKETQNKTSFPLSNIHPHQIEHLMQVAKHGGISFILVYWKHSDEIYLLEAKHVHNYFIRSKKGRKSITYDEMQQKGHLIPEGFAPRVPYLDVVTYLIQQKKA is encoded by the coding sequence ATGGTCGGATATCCGAATCAGAAGAAAACATTCACACGTCGGAAACAAAGCACATCCAATCGTGGTATGAAGTTTGAACAGATCATTAATGAATCTAACGAATACTATAAAGAACACGATATCGCCGTGATTTATAAAAAACCAATACCGATTCAGATTGTAAAAGTGGATTATCCATCACGAAGTGGCGCTGTCATTACCGAAGCGTATTATAAAGTACCATCGACGACAGATTACAATGGAATTTATCAAGGATATTACATTGATTTTGAAGCCAAAGAAACGCAAAATAAAACGAGTTTCCCATTGTCCAATATCCATCCACATCAAATCGAGCACCTAATGCAAGTTGCAAAACATGGTGGAATCAGTTTTATCTTGGTTTACTGGAAACATAGTGATGAAATCTATTTATTAGAAGCCAAGCACGTACATAATTATTTCATTCGCTCCAAAAAAGGACGAAAATCGATTACCTATGACGAAATGCAACAAAAAGGACATCTGATACCCGAAGGATTTGCTCCACGCGTACCCTATTTGGATGTCGTTACATATCTTATTCAACAAAAAAAGGCATAA